The Pseudodesulfovibrio sp. zrk46 genome contains a region encoding:
- a CDS encoding adenylate/guanylate cyclase domain-containing protein: protein MFIKIIKFSSKVFIPILLLTMGAAYTIFICSMEKHQTLLSSIGYQLVEKGDDHISQNLQPVLRDLTLYALSHVTWDIYHGDINQRVEDTFSDLSYNRRNYSVISYLDKDGMEIFRVDYHDGSPRIVTKDKLRLKANRKYFKEGIKLKLNELYISPMRISPERVAGIDSHQAFLHLVSPVVDGDGCNIGVFVIDLLSTHLLERLSEIPSGTGSTMMLLDENGQCLVGTTLQSGQAVKSELGATSFDKANPAEWDLVNATDEGQILTQKGMFTFKKIDFNSVIESATRLRGAHDVPQWKLVVWTPKMEFEKVSDALLEELALYSGAFLLAVMILLLILARHRTQRAMAEEMVLRQIQSNQRFVPKEFLGLLHKGGLTEINISDNVERPMTTLFTDIRSYTKISEGMSSGQVLKFLNAYYQVLDPIIIKNGGFIDAFIGDAVMALFPNGADGAIQSAIEIKRALDSFRYKGADGSPIRIGSGFGLHCGDVTIGTVGTDRRMQTTAIGDAVNLAARIESSTKLYGVNIIVSGGVRDLLSETNTFHIRLIDRVRVKGKQEVVKLYEVFDADSPDKLRCKIENQKLFDAAMRHYREGNFETALSEFRKYKDVCSDDPLPDIFIKRCNTMMRVPPGDGWTGVSTV, encoded by the coding sequence ATGTTTATTAAAATCATCAAGTTCTCAAGCAAAGTGTTTATTCCGATTCTTCTCCTCACCATGGGAGCGGCCTATACAATTTTCATTTGCTCAATGGAGAAGCATCAAACCTTGCTGTCATCTATCGGATATCAGCTTGTCGAAAAGGGCGACGACCATATCTCCCAAAACCTTCAACCGGTCCTTAGGGATTTGACCCTATATGCGTTGTCTCACGTTACATGGGATATTTATCATGGCGATATAAACCAGAGGGTTGAAGATACCTTTTCTGATCTCAGTTATAATCGAAGAAATTATAGCGTTATCTCCTATCTTGATAAGGACGGAATGGAAATTTTCAGGGTCGACTATCATGATGGCTCACCCCGCATTGTTACGAAAGACAAACTCAGATTAAAAGCAAACAGGAAGTACTTCAAAGAAGGCATCAAACTTAAGTTAAATGAACTCTATATTTCACCTATGCGTATCTCCCCGGAGAGGGTCGCTGGAATCGACAGCCACCAGGCCTTTCTTCATTTAGTCAGTCCTGTGGTCGATGGGGACGGGTGCAACATCGGTGTGTTTGTTATTGATCTTCTGAGTACCCACCTTCTTGAGAGATTGTCCGAGATTCCAAGTGGTACGGGTAGCACCATGATGCTCCTCGACGAGAACGGACAGTGCCTTGTTGGAACAACTCTTCAGAGTGGACAGGCAGTCAAATCTGAATTGGGTGCAACCTCTTTTGATAAGGCCAATCCTGCTGAGTGGGATCTGGTGAATGCAACGGATGAAGGTCAGATTTTGACTCAAAAAGGGATGTTTACCTTCAAGAAAATCGATTTTAACAGCGTTATTGAGTCAGCAACCCGTTTGCGTGGAGCACACGATGTGCCTCAGTGGAAGCTGGTCGTTTGGACTCCGAAAATGGAGTTTGAGAAAGTCTCCGATGCGTTGCTTGAGGAACTTGCATTATACAGCGGTGCCTTTCTTCTGGCCGTGATGATTCTGCTCTTGATTTTGGCGCGACATAGAACGCAACGAGCGATGGCGGAAGAGATGGTTCTAAGACAAATCCAATCCAACCAGCGGTTTGTCCCAAAAGAGTTCTTGGGGTTACTTCATAAGGGTGGACTGACCGAAATCAATATCTCAGACAACGTCGAACGGCCGATGACGACTCTTTTTACAGATATTCGGTCATACACGAAAATCTCTGAGGGTATGTCTTCCGGGCAAGTGCTGAAATTCCTGAATGCCTATTATCAGGTACTTGATCCTATCATCATAAAGAATGGAGGGTTCATTGATGCCTTTATCGGAGATGCCGTTATGGCTTTGTTCCCGAATGGCGCCGATGGAGCAATCCAGTCCGCCATTGAGATAAAAAGAGCCTTGGACTCGTTCCGGTACAAGGGCGCAGATGGTTCACCTATTCGTATCGGGAGTGGCTTCGGCCTGCATTGTGGAGATGTCACTATTGGAACGGTGGGGACAGATCGGAGAATGCAGACAACGGCAATTGGCGACGCGGTAAACTTGGCAGCTCGCATTGAATCTTCCACCAAGCTCTATGGCGTAAATATTATTGTGTCAGGAGGCGTTCGTGATTTGTTGTCAGAGACCAACACGTTTCACATACGCCTCATCGACAGAGTTCGCGTAAAGGGCAAGCAGGAAGTGGTCAAACTGTATGAGGTGTTTGACGCTGATTCCCCTGACAAGCTCAGGTGCAAGATCGAAAATCAAAAATTGTTTGACGCCGCCATGCGTCATTACCGCGAGGGGAATTTCGAAACTGCTTTGAGTGAATTCAGGAAATATAAGGATGTTTGTTCTGATGATCCTCTTCCTGATATTTTTATAAAGCGCTGCAACACCATGATGCGAGTTCCGCCAGGAGATGGTTGGACAGGAGTCAGTACGGTATAA
- a CDS encoding bacteriohemerythrin: MAFIDWSSKNRVGITEVDNQHKKLFDLLNSLHQATVNGEEQSALGRILDELVDYTVYHFETEEKLFLEYGYPGYEDHKEVHDDLTRQAVELQEEFREGSVTISFDLLDFLNDWLVTHTTGLDQEMAMFFKGKKID; this comes from the coding sequence ATGGCTTTTATCGATTGGAGTAGTAAGAATAGAGTTGGGATTACGGAAGTAGACAATCAGCACAAAAAATTATTTGATTTGCTTAACAGTCTGCATCAAGCCACGGTCAATGGTGAAGAACAATCTGCTCTGGGCCGAATTTTGGATGAATTGGTGGACTATACGGTTTACCATTTTGAAACTGAGGAAAAGCTCTTTTTGGAATACGGATATCCCGGTTACGAAGATCATAAAGAGGTTCATGATGATCTGACGAGGCAAGCGGTTGAACTGCAAGAGGAATTTCGGGAAGGCAGTGTGACTATTTCCTTTGATCTTCTTGATTTTTTGAATGATTGGCTCGTGACTCATACCACAGGATTGGATCAGGAAATGGCGATGTTTTTTAAGGGAAAAAAGATCGACTGA
- a CDS encoding PaaI family thioesterase produces the protein MPIDQFIETGFPFHKFLGVRVDAIEENSVRLYIPFKEDLIGHADSSMIHGGVISSLADICGGFAVWTRCERDDFVATITLGVDYLRPAPAEALYAEATVRLLGNKVGNAHVVMWSASDPTTHVAEGRGVYNIRRRKK, from the coding sequence ATGCCAATAGATCAATTCATCGAAACGGGATTCCCCTTCCACAAGTTTCTCGGCGTCAGAGTCGATGCGATCGAAGAGAACTCGGTTCGGTTGTACATCCCCTTCAAGGAAGATCTGATTGGTCACGCTGACAGCTCCATGATTCATGGCGGCGTCATCTCTTCGCTGGCTGACATTTGCGGCGGATTCGCCGTGTGGACGCGCTGTGAGCGGGATGATTTCGTGGCAACCATCACCCTTGGCGTGGACTACTTGAGACCGGCTCCGGCCGAGGCTCTCTATGCCGAAGCAACGGTCCGGCTGCTGGGCAACAAGGTCGGCAACGCCCACGTCGTCATGTGGTCTGCAAGTGATCCCACTACGCACGTTGCCGAAGGTCGTGGCGTCTACAACATCAGGCGTCGCAAGAAGTAG
- a CDS encoding TatD family hydrolase codes for MSKKKPRPEPETLELPLGGVDSHAHIDLDDFDEDREELLARAKASGISHIINVFLGPDAFDERHGLFDDHPEVSFLLGVHPNNADTLTEDALTRMRELFKTNPRLKGVGEIGLDYYWDRVPHDVQKDAFLKQLDLARELELPVIIHSRDANEDCVAILESEGFRDYPVLWHCFGSGLELAQPVIDNGWYISIPGPITFKKTDDMQAAVARIPFDRLLIETDCPYLAPEPWRGKRNHPALVAFTAKRIAEIKGRSKEDLWQITGDNARRFFNL; via the coding sequence ATGTCCAAGAAAAAGCCGCGTCCTGAACCCGAGACTCTGGAATTGCCCCTCGGCGGAGTGGACTCCCACGCCCACATCGATCTCGATGATTTCGACGAAGATCGCGAGGAACTTCTCGCCCGCGCCAAGGCTTCGGGTATTTCCCATATCATCAACGTATTTCTCGGCCCGGACGCCTTTGATGAGCGGCACGGCCTGTTCGACGATCACCCGGAAGTTTCCTTCCTGCTCGGCGTGCATCCCAACAATGCCGACACCCTGACAGAAGATGCCCTTACCCGCATGCGCGAGCTGTTCAAGACCAACCCGCGCCTCAAGGGTGTGGGAGAGATCGGCCTCGACTACTACTGGGATCGTGTGCCGCACGACGTGCAGAAGGACGCCTTCCTCAAGCAGCTTGATCTGGCCCGCGAACTGGAGTTGCCCGTCATCATCCACTCCCGCGACGCCAACGAAGACTGCGTGGCCATTCTCGAGTCCGAAGGGTTCCGTGACTATCCGGTGCTCTGGCACTGCTTTGGCTCCGGCCTTGAGCTGGCCCAGCCCGTCATCGACAACGGCTGGTATATTTCCATCCCCGGTCCCATCACCTTCAAGAAGACCGATGACATGCAGGCCGCCGTGGCCCGCATTCCCTTTGATCGCCTCCTCATCGAGACCGACTGCCCCTACCTTGCGCCCGAACCGTGGCGCGGCAAGCGCAACCACCCTGCCCTTGTGGCCTTCACGGCCAAACGCATCGCCGAGATCAAGGGACGCTCCAAGGAAGACCTCTGGCAGATCACTGGCGACAACGCCCGTAGATTCTTCAACCTGTAA
- a CDS encoding glycosyltransferase family 4 protein → MKTYIFLPPVKKPTGGVTVLRQIADILHQDGREVFLVARDQSGWRPEGLADAAPVIEWADMRLERQDMWLVPEGWVNALAPGLEAKCTCISYVQNWAYLFSSLPEGADWHTLPVEFLAVSEPVSYFIKETTCKDAPVLRPGIDRSIFHAPDKKPENKITIAYMPRKNKALVQQIKSIFEHQCGGSDNTNIRWRPIEGLDTHGVAEALRSSHIFLATGFPEGCPLPPLEAMACGCLPVGFTGFGGWDYMRQTQPEPRFKPWWPLQEVDWMGNGLWCADGDVLDAAMCLQDAVTMIREKDLYLDVALEAGQETANAYSTEEQRKSVLALWEAL, encoded by the coding sequence ATGAAAACATACATTTTCCTGCCACCGGTCAAAAAGCCCACTGGCGGAGTCACGGTGCTTCGACAGATCGCAGACATCCTCCATCAGGATGGGCGTGAAGTTTTCCTTGTGGCTCGCGACCAGTCAGGCTGGCGTCCCGAAGGGCTGGCCGATGCTGCGCCAGTCATCGAATGGGCCGACATGCGCCTTGAGCGACAGGATATGTGGCTGGTGCCCGAAGGCTGGGTCAATGCGCTGGCTCCGGGGCTAGAAGCCAAATGCACCTGCATCAGCTACGTGCAGAACTGGGCCTACCTGTTTTCATCCCTACCCGAAGGCGCGGACTGGCACACCCTGCCCGTGGAATTTCTGGCCGTGTCCGAGCCCGTCTCCTACTTCATCAAGGAGACTACCTGCAAAGACGCGCCCGTGCTGCGCCCCGGCATTGACCGCTCCATTTTCCACGCTCCGGACAAGAAGCCGGAAAACAAGATCACCATCGCGTACATGCCGCGCAAGAATAAAGCGCTGGTCCAGCAGATCAAATCGATCTTCGAACACCAGTGCGGCGGTTCGGACAACACCAATATACGATGGCGTCCCATTGAAGGGCTGGATACTCACGGCGTGGCCGAGGCGCTGCGTTCGTCCCATATTTTTCTCGCAACGGGCTTTCCCGAAGGGTGCCCGCTGCCACCGCTGGAGGCCATGGCCTGCGGCTGCCTGCCCGTTGGCTTCACCGGTTTCGGTGGGTGGGATTACATGCGCCAGACGCAGCCGGAGCCACGCTTCAAGCCTTGGTGGCCCCTGCAAGAGGTTGACTGGATGGGCAACGGCCTGTGGTGTGCCGACGGCGACGTGCTGGACGCCGCCATGTGTTTGCAGGACGCCGTGACCATGATCCGCGAGAAGGATCTCTACCTTGACGTGGCTCTTGAGGCGGGGCAAGAAACCGCCAACGCCTATTCCACGGAAGAGCAGAGGAAATCGGTCCTCGCCCTGTGGGAAGCATTGTGA